A stretch of Anaeromyxobacter dehalogenans 2CP-1 DNA encodes these proteins:
- a CDS encoding sensor histidine kinase produces the protein MKLRHVLPLIIGFVFVPAALMLTVGILILVYGSVARDYLFGILIVSLVGTTIIGSAATLAVLFREARVAKLQTDFVNKVSHELRTPLTSIRMFVETLQLGRLQDPQRQREALEIVAEETARLSGLINRLLDWARMESGRRVYELSRQPLGPVLDAALAAFEPQLLHHPVQLERDLPPRLPSVMADRSALVEAVLNLLNNAFKYTGPDKRIRLSAVASGPTVTIAVTDNGPGIPLRDQKHVFDKFYRASDPLRRTVEGTGLGLAMVKHIVVGHGGKVSVESEPGCGATFRIALPVAGGAHG, from the coding sequence TTGAAGCTCCGCCACGTCCTTCCGCTCATCATCGGCTTCGTCTTCGTGCCCGCCGCGCTCATGCTGACGGTGGGGATCCTGATCCTCGTCTACGGCTCGGTGGCCCGGGACTACCTGTTCGGCATCCTGATCGTGTCGCTGGTCGGCACCACCATCATCGGCAGCGCGGCCACGCTGGCGGTGCTGTTCCGCGAGGCCCGGGTCGCGAAGCTGCAGACCGACTTCGTGAACAAGGTGAGCCACGAGCTCCGCACCCCGCTCACCTCGATCCGCATGTTCGTGGAGACGCTCCAGCTCGGCCGCCTGCAGGACCCGCAGCGGCAGCGCGAGGCGCTCGAGATCGTCGCCGAGGAGACCGCGCGGCTCTCCGGCCTCATCAACCGCCTGCTCGACTGGGCGCGGATGGAGTCCGGCCGGCGCGTCTACGAGCTCTCCCGGCAGCCCCTCGGCCCGGTGCTCGACGCCGCGCTGGCGGCGTTCGAGCCGCAGCTGCTGCACCACCCGGTGCAGCTGGAGCGGGACCTCCCGCCGCGGCTGCCCTCGGTGATGGCGGACCGCTCGGCGCTGGTCGAGGCGGTGCTGAACCTGCTCAACAACGCGTTCAAGTACACCGGGCCGGACAAGCGGATCCGGCTCTCGGCCGTGGCGAGCGGGCCCACCGTGACCATCGCGGTGACCGACAACGGGCCCGGGATCCCGCTGCGCGACCAGAAGCACGTGTTCGACAAGTTCTACCGGGCCTCCGACCCGCTCCGGCGCACGGTGGAGGGCACCGGGCTCGGCCTGGCGATGGTGAAGCACATCGTGGTCGGGCACGGCGGCAAGGTGTCGGTGGAGAGCGAGCCCGGGTGCGGCGCGACGTTCCGCATCGCGCTGCCGGTGGCCGGAGGGGCCCATGGCTGA
- a CDS encoding response regulator transcription factor, which yields MAERILVIEDDPSILRGLQLNLGMEGYTVRSATDGETGLQLARTEQPDLVVVDVMLPRMGGLEVIREIRKEDPELPILILSAKNQETDKVAGLQLGADDYLGKPFGLKELLARIDALLRRRRARGEGVQPKAIRRVGGIELDLDARRALVDGRALELTSREFDLLAFFVTHPDRVYSREQLMEAVWGSRYFGTARTVDNFVARLRAHIGDDAEQPRHLETVRGIGYRFNV from the coding sequence ATGGCTGAGCGGATCCTGGTGATCGAGGACGACCCCTCCATCCTGCGGGGCCTGCAGCTCAACCTCGGGATGGAGGGCTACACCGTCCGGTCCGCGACGGACGGCGAGACCGGGCTGCAGCTGGCGCGCACCGAGCAGCCGGATCTCGTGGTGGTGGACGTGATGTTGCCACGCATGGGCGGGCTGGAGGTGATCCGCGAGATCCGCAAGGAGGATCCCGAGCTCCCCATCCTCATCCTGTCGGCGAAGAACCAGGAGACCGACAAGGTGGCCGGGCTGCAGCTCGGCGCCGACGACTACCTGGGCAAGCCGTTCGGGCTCAAGGAGCTGCTGGCGCGCATCGACGCGCTGCTGCGCCGGCGCCGCGCGCGCGGCGAGGGCGTGCAGCCGAAGGCGATCCGCAGGGTGGGGGGCATCGAGCTCGATCTGGACGCGCGGCGCGCGCTGGTGGACGGCCGCGCCCTCGAGCTGACCAGCCGCGAGTTCGACCTGCTCGCGTTCTTCGTCACCCACCCGGACCGCGTCTACTCGCGCGAGCAGCTCATGGAGGCGGTGTGGGGCTCGCGCTACTTCGGCACGGCCCGCACCGTGGACAACTTCGTGGCCCGGCTCCGCGCCCACATCGGCGACGACGCCGAGCAGCCGCGCCACCTCGAGACGGTCCGCGGCATCGGCTACAGATTCAATGTTTGA
- the selA gene encoding L-seryl-tRNA(Sec) selenium transferase, translating into MTTPKFAPGPAGAALRGLPRTDRLVEAADQAGMVEKLGHGAVLEAVRAELDRHRAAVLAGDPCPSPEAIEAGLLDRLREDARGSLRPVVNATGVVIHTNLGRAPLSDDAIAAMGRAARGYTNLEYDLVAGERGDRYGHAEAPLCRLTGAEAAVAVNNNASAVMLALAALMDAPPDRSGGGEAGVRPLAAPGRGEAEPGLPEVIVSRGQLVEIGGGFRIPDVLRRSGAALVEVGTTNRTYLRDHEAAVGPRTRILLAVHRSNFRLSGFVHDTPLEELVDLGRRRALWVVDDLGSGTLLETAPFGLGIEPTVQERIRAGADLVCFSGDKLLGGPQSGILCGTREAIARVKRHPLMRALRVDKVTLAALSATLAHYERGEALEKVPVWRAIAAAPEALEARARGWLAVLGAAGAGCAVRPSRSAVGGGSLPEVTLPTSVLALPGPPDALAARLRRGEPPVVGRIEEDRVVLDPRTVLPAEDEALVAAVRAALAV; encoded by the coding sequence ATGACCACTCCAAAATTCGCCCCCGGGCCCGCCGGCGCGGCCTTGCGAGGGCTCCCGCGGACGGATCGGCTGGTGGAGGCGGCGGATCAGGCCGGCATGGTCGAGAAGCTCGGGCACGGCGCGGTCCTCGAGGCCGTCCGGGCCGAGCTCGACCGCCACCGGGCGGCGGTGCTGGCGGGGGACCCCTGCCCCTCCCCCGAGGCGATCGAGGCAGGGCTGCTGGACCGGCTCCGCGAGGACGCCCGCGGGTCGCTCCGGCCGGTGGTCAACGCCACCGGCGTCGTGATCCACACCAACCTGGGTCGGGCGCCGCTGTCCGATGACGCCATCGCGGCCATGGGCCGGGCGGCCCGGGGCTACACCAACCTCGAGTACGACCTGGTGGCCGGCGAGCGGGGCGACCGGTACGGTCACGCCGAGGCGCCGCTGTGCCGGCTGACCGGCGCCGAGGCGGCGGTGGCGGTGAACAACAACGCCTCGGCGGTCATGCTCGCGCTCGCCGCGCTGATGGACGCGCCGCCGGATCGGTCGGGCGGCGGGGAGGCGGGGGTGCGCCCGCTGGCCGCACCCGGCCGCGGCGAGGCGGAGCCGGGCCTCCCCGAGGTGATCGTGTCCCGCGGGCAGCTCGTCGAGATCGGCGGCGGCTTCCGCATCCCGGACGTGCTGCGCCGCTCCGGGGCCGCGCTCGTCGAGGTCGGGACCACGAACCGCACCTACCTGCGCGATCACGAGGCGGCGGTCGGCCCGCGCACGCGCATCCTGCTGGCGGTGCACCGGTCCAACTTCCGGCTGTCCGGGTTCGTCCACGACACGCCGCTCGAGGAGCTGGTGGACCTGGGCCGCCGTCGCGCGCTGTGGGTGGTGGACGACCTGGGCTCGGGCACGCTCCTCGAGACGGCGCCGTTCGGCCTGGGGATCGAGCCCACCGTGCAGGAGCGGATCCGCGCCGGCGCGGACCTGGTGTGCTTCTCCGGCGACAAGCTCCTGGGCGGCCCGCAGTCCGGGATCCTGTGCGGCACGCGCGAGGCGATCGCGCGCGTGAAGCGCCACCCGCTCATGCGCGCGCTCCGGGTGGACAAGGTGACGCTCGCGGCGCTCTCGGCCACGCTCGCGCACTACGAGCGCGGCGAGGCGCTCGAGAAGGTGCCGGTGTGGCGCGCCATCGCGGCGGCGCCGGAGGCGCTCGAGGCGCGGGCGCGCGGCTGGCTCGCGGTGCTGGGCGCCGCCGGCGCCGGCTGCGCGGTGCGCCCGAGCCGCTCCGCGGTGGGCGGCGGCTCGCTGCCCGAGGTCACCCTCCCCACCTCCGTCCTCGCCCTCCCCGGCCCGCCGGACGCGCTCGCCGCCCGGCTGCGCCGCGGGGAGCCGCCGGTGGTCGGCCGCATCGAGGAGGATCGCGTGGTGCTCGACCCGCGGACCGTGCTGCCGGCCGAGGACGAGGCCCTGGTCGCGGCGGTGCGGGCCGCGCTGGCCGTCTGA
- the nuoL gene encoding NADH-quinone oxidoreductase subunit L has protein sequence MPSIVPSPAAAESYLWAIILFPLAGAIVNGLTGRRLGRGNVTVIAIGVMVGAFLVSSVAFYHALTGTVLRFRGDPWIQVTGADGRTIISIGWGLLVDRLSATMIMVVTGVGTLIHVYSASYMSHEDDAGYARFFTYLNLFVAAMLTLVLGDSLILTFVGWEGVGLCSYLLIGFWYTDPAKAYAGRKAFVTNRIGDFGFLIGVFALFSIFGTVGYADLSAIAHGVDPSAAIQTGVFAGRTYQAAVTFALIGLFVGACGKSAQLPLYVWLPDAMAGPTPVSALIHAATMVTAGVYLVARNAYLFSLAPAAMATVTLVGALTALFAALIAFVQTDIKKVLAYSTVSQLGFMFIGVGVGAWWAGVLHLVTHAFFKACLFLGAGSVMHGMNEDTDIRNMGGLAKKMPHTAATFGIATLAITGFVPLSGFFSKDAILGNALFSHNPAWHQVGQIAYVLGSLAALGTAFYMSRLFFLTFTGKPRTAAAAHAHESSPVMYVPLWVLAILSIVALLLGLPGHGPLAEVFARYTEPVFAAGTERLHEVGHLHAGAHPAWPFAVAWGLAAVGTLVAFLMYAGALRSAPAALARTFPRLYQLAVDKFRVDELYQMVVIEPLKTAAYLLWRIVDVFAIDGLVVNGVARLVGYAGAVLRLAQNGDVQRYAAIMVVAAAVILWTVVGAGGR, from the coding sequence ATGCCCTCGATCGTACCCTCTCCCGCTGCGGCAGAGTCCTATCTGTGGGCCATCATCCTGTTCCCGCTCGCGGGCGCCATCGTCAACGGTCTCACCGGCCGCAGGCTCGGTCGCGGGAACGTGACGGTGATCGCGATCGGCGTGATGGTGGGCGCGTTCCTCGTCTCGTCGGTCGCGTTCTACCACGCGCTGACGGGCACCGTGCTCCGCTTCCGCGGTGATCCCTGGATCCAGGTGACCGGCGCCGACGGGCGCACGATCATCTCGATCGGCTGGGGCCTGCTCGTGGACCGCCTGTCGGCGACGATGATCATGGTCGTCACCGGCGTGGGCACGCTCATCCACGTCTACTCGGCGTCGTACATGTCGCACGAGGACGACGCGGGCTACGCGCGCTTCTTCACGTACCTGAACCTGTTCGTCGCGGCGATGCTCACGCTCGTCCTCGGCGACTCGCTCATCCTCACCTTCGTCGGGTGGGAGGGCGTGGGCCTCTGCAGCTACCTGCTGATCGGGTTCTGGTACACCGACCCGGCCAAGGCGTACGCCGGCCGCAAGGCGTTCGTCACCAACCGCATCGGCGACTTCGGGTTCCTCATCGGGGTGTTCGCGCTGTTCTCGATCTTCGGGACGGTGGGCTACGCCGACCTCTCCGCGATCGCGCACGGCGTGGACCCCTCCGCGGCGATCCAGACCGGCGTGTTCGCCGGCCGCACCTACCAGGCGGCCGTCACGTTCGCGCTGATCGGCCTGTTCGTGGGCGCGTGCGGCAAGAGCGCCCAGCTGCCGCTCTACGTGTGGCTCCCCGACGCGATGGCCGGCCCGACGCCGGTCTCCGCCCTGATCCACGCCGCCACCATGGTGACCGCCGGCGTGTACCTGGTGGCGCGCAACGCGTACCTGTTCTCGCTCGCCCCCGCCGCCATGGCCACGGTGACGCTGGTGGGCGCGCTCACCGCGCTGTTCGCGGCGCTGATCGCGTTCGTCCAGACCGACATCAAGAAGGTCCTCGCCTACTCCACGGTGAGCCAGCTCGGCTTCATGTTCATCGGCGTCGGCGTCGGCGCCTGGTGGGCCGGCGTGCTGCACCTCGTCACCCACGCGTTCTTCAAGGCATGCCTGTTCCTCGGTGCCGGCTCGGTCATGCACGGCATGAACGAGGACACCGACATCCGGAACATGGGCGGCCTGGCGAAGAAGATGCCGCACACCGCGGCGACGTTCGGCATCGCCACCCTGGCCATCACCGGCTTCGTGCCGCTGTCCGGCTTCTTCTCGAAGGACGCCATCCTCGGGAACGCGCTGTTCAGCCACAACCCGGCCTGGCACCAGGTCGGCCAGATCGCGTACGTGCTCGGCTCGCTCGCCGCGCTCGGCACCGCGTTCTACATGTCGCGCCTGTTCTTCCTGACCTTCACCGGCAAGCCGCGCACCGCGGCGGCCGCGCACGCGCACGAGTCCTCGCCGGTCATGTACGTGCCGCTGTGGGTGCTCGCGATCCTCTCGATCGTGGCGCTGCTGCTCGGCCTCCCCGGCCACGGCCCGCTCGCCGAGGTGTTCGCGCGCTACACCGAGCCGGTGTTCGCCGCCGGCACCGAGCGGCTCCACGAGGTCGGCCACCTGCACGCCGGCGCGCACCCGGCCTGGCCGTTCGCGGTGGCCTGGGGCCTCGCGGCGGTGGGCACGCTCGTCGCGTTCCTCATGTACGCGGGCGCGCTCCGCTCCGCCCCGGCCGCCCTGGCCCGCACGTTCCCGCGCCTGTACCAGCTCGCGGTGGACAAGTTCCGGGTGGACGAGCTGTACCAGATGGTCGTCATCGAGCCGCTCAAGACCGCCGCCTACCTGCTCTGGCGCATCGTGGACGTGTTCGCCATCGACGGCCTGGTGGTGAACGGCGTGGCGCGGCTGGTGGGCTACGCGGGGGCGGTGCTCCGGCTGGCCCAGAACGGCGACGTGCAGCGCTACGCCGCGATCATGGTGGTCGCCGCCGCCGTCATCCTCTGGACCGTGGTCGGCGCAGGAGGGCGCTAG
- a CDS encoding complex I subunit 4 family protein, whose translation MNLLTVVTFLPLLGALAMVLVPRDEPSQHRALALVASLVTFALSLGLWFGFDASPGAPEFQFELMVPWMPTIGIGFHVGIDGVALLLFMLTTVLMPVVVLSAWKAVGDRVKEFMIALLVLESAMLGTFIALDLVLFYVFWEAMLIPMYLLIGIWGSQNRLYATVKFFVYTFAASVLMLLAILYVYFHDGGTFDYVEARRALAVTPGAASWLFLAFALAFAVKVPMFPLHTWLPDAHTEAPTAGSVILAGVLLKMGTFGFFRYALPLFPEAALQHRNLVAVLAVIGIIYGALMSLVQTDMKRLVAYSSVSHLGFVMLGLMALSAEGMTGSVYQMLNHGVSTGALFLLVGMLYERRHTRLISEYGGIAKRVPVIAAAFVIVTLSSIGLPGTNGFVGEFLILSGTWLSRLGGSAVFATVAALGVILGAVYMLLLVEKVFFGPNQNPQNHRLPDLSVREGFVLAPMIALIVVMGLLPGPFLAPAKPAVDRLIQRFQVAEARLGKGPQVGTAVPAVMVRAPAPAPAAEPAPLPAPAPVPLQQPGGNY comes from the coding sequence GTGAACCTGCTCACCGTCGTCACCTTCCTCCCGCTCCTGGGCGCGCTCGCGATGGTGCTCGTCCCGCGGGACGAGCCGTCGCAGCACCGGGCGCTGGCGCTGGTCGCCTCGCTCGTCACCTTCGCGCTGTCGCTGGGGCTCTGGTTCGGGTTCGACGCGAGCCCGGGCGCGCCCGAGTTCCAGTTCGAGCTCATGGTCCCGTGGATGCCCACCATCGGCATCGGGTTCCACGTCGGCATCGACGGCGTCGCGCTGCTCCTGTTCATGCTCACCACCGTGCTGATGCCGGTGGTGGTGCTCTCCGCCTGGAAGGCGGTGGGCGACCGCGTGAAGGAGTTCATGATCGCGCTGCTGGTGCTCGAGAGCGCCATGCTCGGCACGTTCATCGCGCTCGACCTGGTGCTCTTCTACGTGTTCTGGGAGGCGATGCTCATCCCGATGTACCTGCTCATCGGGATCTGGGGCTCGCAGAACCGCCTCTACGCGACCGTGAAGTTCTTCGTGTACACGTTCGCGGCCAGCGTGCTGATGCTGCTCGCCATCCTGTACGTGTACTTCCACGACGGCGGCACGTTCGACTACGTCGAGGCCCGGCGCGCGCTGGCGGTGACGCCCGGCGCCGCGAGCTGGCTGTTCCTCGCGTTCGCGCTGGCGTTCGCGGTCAAGGTGCCGATGTTCCCGTTGCACACCTGGCTGCCGGACGCGCACACCGAGGCGCCCACCGCCGGCTCGGTGATCCTGGCCGGCGTGCTCCTGAAGATGGGCACGTTCGGCTTCTTCCGCTACGCGCTGCCGCTCTTCCCGGAGGCGGCGCTGCAGCACCGCAACCTGGTCGCGGTGCTGGCGGTCATCGGGATCATCTACGGCGCGCTCATGTCGCTCGTGCAGACCGACATGAAGCGGCTGGTGGCCTACTCCTCGGTCTCGCACCTCGGCTTCGTGATGCTGGGCCTGATGGCCCTCTCCGCCGAGGGGATGACCGGGTCGGTCTACCAGATGCTGAACCACGGCGTGTCCACCGGCGCGCTGTTCCTCCTCGTCGGCATGCTCTACGAGCGGCGCCACACCCGCCTCATCTCCGAGTACGGCGGCATCGCCAAGCGCGTGCCGGTGATCGCGGCGGCGTTCGTGATCGTGACGCTCTCCTCGATCGGCCTCCCCGGCACCAACGGGTTCGTGGGCGAGTTCCTGATCCTGTCCGGCACCTGGCTCTCGCGCCTGGGCGGGTCGGCGGTGTTCGCCACGGTCGCGGCGCTGGGCGTCATCCTGGGCGCGGTCTACATGCTGCTGCTGGTGGAGAAGGTCTTCTTCGGGCCGAACCAGAACCCGCAGAACCACCGCCTCCCGGACCTCTCCGTCCGCGAGGGCTTCGTGCTCGCCCCGATGATCGCGCTGATCGTGGTGATGGGCCTGCTGCCCGGACCGTTCCTGGCGCCGGCCAAGCCGGCGGTGGACCGCCTCATCCAGCGCTTCCAGGTGGCCGAGGCGCGCCTCGGCAAGGGCCCGCAGGTCGGCACCGCGGTCCCGGCGGTGATGGTGCGCGCGCCCGCGCCGGCCCCGGCGGCGGAGCCCGCCCCGCTGCCCGCGCCGGCGCCGGTCCCGCTCCAGCAGCCCGGAGGGAATTACTGA
- a CDS encoding NADH-quinone oxidoreductase subunit N, producing the protein MSGFPTQDFVALVPVAILTMGALVLLMTEVFLTSGRRAYQAYLTMVFAAAAAGYAAWMPVPGNVFGRQAVVDSFSAFVTVVLCAGLALSALVGQSWLNARNSERGEFYALALFGTAGMVLLGMATDLLIAFIAVEVMSLSTYCLAAFLRRGKKPAEAAFKYVVLGSISSALLLYGSALLYGASGSTLFSVLPRGQGSALYLAGIALVAGGVAFKIAAVPFHAWTPDVYEGAPTPVTAFMAAGVKTAAFAVLVRLFLATESGSAAMSTSLGTVLSALAVLTMIFGNLLALPQRSVKRMLAYSSIGHAGYLLVGVVSAVVAGARDKALAGLLFYLAAYTATVIGAFAVVGALERRTRGDFEPADAWDLDRFAGLARRRPALAFAMAVFLFSLAGVPPTAGFIGKFYIFKAAMGAGLYGLAVLGVLTSVLGAYYYLRVVLYMYFLPSKDEAGEVVLSAPSLTIALAAAVAVVVLLGVVADPMVRLAQAASAIIL; encoded by the coding sequence ATGAGCGGCTTCCCGACCCAGGACTTCGTCGCGCTGGTCCCGGTGGCGATCCTCACGATGGGGGCGCTGGTCCTGCTGATGACCGAGGTGTTCCTCACCTCGGGCCGGCGGGCCTACCAGGCCTACCTGACCATGGTGTTCGCGGCCGCCGCCGCGGGATACGCCGCCTGGATGCCGGTGCCCGGCAACGTGTTCGGGCGCCAGGCGGTGGTGGACAGCTTCTCGGCCTTCGTCACGGTGGTGCTCTGCGCCGGCCTGGCGCTTTCCGCCCTGGTGGGCCAGAGCTGGCTGAACGCCCGCAACTCCGAGCGCGGCGAGTTCTACGCGCTGGCGCTGTTCGGCACCGCCGGCATGGTGCTGCTGGGCATGGCCACCGACCTCCTCATCGCGTTCATCGCGGTCGAGGTGATGAGCCTCTCCACCTACTGCCTCGCCGCCTTCCTGCGGCGCGGCAAGAAGCCCGCCGAGGCGGCGTTCAAGTACGTGGTGCTCGGCTCGATCTCGTCGGCGCTGCTGCTCTACGGGTCGGCGCTGCTCTACGGCGCGTCGGGCTCGACGCTGTTCTCGGTGCTGCCGCGCGGCCAGGGCTCGGCGCTGTACCTCGCCGGCATCGCGCTGGTGGCCGGCGGCGTCGCCTTCAAGATCGCCGCGGTCCCGTTCCACGCCTGGACCCCGGACGTCTACGAGGGCGCGCCCACCCCGGTGACCGCGTTCATGGCCGCGGGCGTGAAGACCGCCGCGTTCGCGGTGCTGGTCCGCCTGTTCCTGGCCACCGAGAGCGGCTCGGCCGCCATGTCCACCTCGCTCGGCACGGTGCTCTCCGCCCTGGCCGTGCTGACGATGATCTTCGGCAACCTGCTCGCGCTGCCGCAGCGCAGCGTGAAGCGGATGCTGGCGTACTCGTCGATCGGCCACGCCGGCTACCTGCTGGTGGGCGTGGTCTCCGCGGTGGTGGCGGGCGCGCGCGACAAGGCGCTCGCGGGCCTGCTGTTCTACCTCGCGGCCTACACCGCCACCGTCATCGGCGCGTTCGCGGTGGTCGGGGCGCTGGAGCGGCGGACCCGGGGCGACTTCGAGCCGGCCGACGCGTGGGACCTGGACCGCTTCGCCGGCCTGGCGCGGCGCCGCCCGGCGCTCGCGTTCGCCATGGCGGTGTTCCTGTTCTCGCTCGCGGGCGTCCCGCCCACCGCCGGCTTCATCGGCAAGTTCTACATCTTCAAGGCGGCCATGGGCGCCGGGCTCTACGGCCTGGCCGTGCTGGGCGTGCTCACCAGCGTGCTCGGCGCGTACTACTACCTGCGCGTCGTCCTCTACATGTACTTCCTGCCGTCCAAGGACGAGGCCGGCGAGGTGGTGCTCTCGGCCCCGTCGCTCACCATCGCGCTCGCCGCGGCGGTGGCGGTGGTGGTCCTGCTCGGCGTCGTGGCCGACCCGATGGTCCGGCTGGCCCAGGCGGCGAGCGCCATCATCCTGTAG
- a CDS encoding response regulator — protein sequence MAQCFLLVDADRNFREALAIALRLDGHRVEVCVSADEALARLAAGGVDCCLVDAHMAGADEVLAAATAAGARPVMTGPYADVLEQAARRHPAATALPKPFRAAELADAGRAAQ from the coding sequence ATGGCGCAGTGCTTCCTGCTCGTGGATGCGGATCGGAACTTCCGGGAGGCCCTCGCGATCGCGCTCCGGCTGGACGGGCACCGGGTCGAGGTGTGCGTGAGCGCCGACGAGGCGCTCGCGCGGCTCGCCGCGGGCGGCGTCGACTGCTGCCTGGTGGACGCCCACATGGCCGGGGCCGACGAGGTGCTCGCGGCGGCGACCGCCGCGGGCGCGCGCCCGGTCATGACCGGCCCCTACGCCGACGTGCTCGAGCAGGCCGCCCGCCGGCACCCGGCCGCCACCGCGCTGCCGAAGCCGTTCCGCGCGGCCGAGCTCGCAGACGCGGGACGCGCCGCGCAGTAG
- a CDS encoding sigma-54-dependent transcriptional regulator gives MIDPAPPEDPRAPRIAEPPTGGKVLVVDDQKNMRATTAILLRQAGHVVEEAEDGASATQRVQHESFDVVLTDLRMPTVDGMEVLRAVQQASPETQVIVMTAYGTIESAVEAIRRGAYDFLAKPFKESEVLLRVAKALEKRRLLGEVNLFAEEFRKRYGLEHIVGRSPAMREVLDRVLRVAPTDATVLVTGESGTGKELVARALHVTSRRSDKPFVPVNCAAITDTLLESELFGHARGAFTGATRARRGMFEEANGGTLFIDEIGETSPGFQAKLLRALQEGEIRRVGESSPVQVNVRIIAATNQDLRRAIAERRFREDLFYRLNVVPLRIPPLRERREDVPLLAAHFLQRFVQRTGSERVLTPEAVASLVAHDWPGNVRELENIIEQAAALCTGREIRAADVQIEARAAPAGGAGVTLADAVEDTERRAITAALARCGNDLGRVARDLGISGTTLWRKMKRLGIEAREHPPVTP, from the coding sequence ATGATCGACCCCGCTCCGCCGGAGGACCCGCGGGCGCCGCGGATCGCCGAGCCGCCCACCGGCGGCAAGGTGCTGGTCGTCGACGACCAGAAGAACATGCGCGCCACCACCGCCATCCTGCTCCGGCAGGCCGGCCACGTGGTGGAGGAGGCGGAGGACGGCGCGTCCGCCACGCAGCGGGTGCAGCACGAGAGCTTCGACGTCGTGCTCACCGACCTGCGCATGCCGACCGTGGACGGCATGGAGGTGCTGCGGGCGGTGCAGCAGGCGTCGCCCGAGACGCAGGTCATCGTGATGACCGCGTACGGCACCATCGAGTCGGCGGTGGAGGCGATCCGGCGCGGCGCGTACGACTTCCTGGCGAAGCCGTTCAAGGAGAGCGAGGTCCTGCTCCGCGTCGCCAAGGCGCTGGAGAAGCGGCGGCTGCTCGGCGAGGTGAACCTGTTCGCCGAGGAGTTCCGCAAGCGCTACGGCCTCGAGCACATCGTGGGCCGCTCGCCCGCCATGCGCGAGGTGCTCGACCGCGTGCTGCGCGTCGCGCCCACCGACGCGACCGTGCTCGTCACCGGCGAGTCCGGCACCGGCAAGGAGCTGGTGGCCCGCGCGCTCCACGTGACCAGCCGCCGCAGCGACAAGCCGTTCGTCCCGGTGAACTGCGCCGCCATCACCGACACGCTGCTCGAGTCGGAGCTGTTCGGCCACGCGCGCGGCGCCTTCACCGGCGCCACGCGGGCGCGCCGGGGCATGTTCGAGGAGGCGAACGGCGGCACGCTGTTCATCGACGAGATCGGCGAGACCTCCCCCGGGTTCCAGGCGAAGCTGCTGCGCGCGCTGCAGGAGGGCGAGATCCGCCGGGTGGGCGAGTCCAGCCCGGTGCAGGTCAACGTCCGCATCATCGCCGCCACCAACCAGGACCTGCGCCGCGCCATCGCCGAGCGGCGCTTCCGCGAGGACCTGTTCTACCGCCTGAACGTGGTGCCGCTGCGCATCCCGCCGCTCCGCGAGCGCCGCGAGGACGTCCCGCTCCTCGCCGCGCACTTCCTCCAGCGCTTCGTGCAGCGCACCGGCAGCGAGCGCGTGCTCACCCCCGAGGCGGTGGCCTCGCTCGTGGCCCACGACTGGCCGGGGAACGTCCGCGAGCTCGAGAACATCATCGAGCAGGCGGCCGCGCTCTGCACCGGCCGCGAGATCCGGGCCGCCGACGTCCAGATCGAGGCGCGGGCCGCGCCGGCGGGCGGCGCCGGGGTGACGCTCGCCGACGCGGTCGAGGACACCGAGCGCCGGGCCATCACCGCCGCGCTGGCGCGCTGCGGGAACGACCTGGGCCGGGTGGCCCGCGACCTCGGCATCTCCGGCACCACGCTGTGGCGCAAGATGAAGCGCCTCGGCATCGAGGCGCGCGAGCACCCTCCCGTCACCCCCTGA